The nucleotide sequence GACCTGGATCCGCGCACCGTCCATCTTGTACTCGACGAGCGCCTCGGCGTGCTCGGTGATCGCCTCGTCCAGCGACTCCGCCGGGGAAGCCAGCATCGGCCGGATCGGCCTGCCCAAGGCCAGCTTGAACTCCGCCAGCCGCTCCTGACCGCCGGTCATGGCCGCCAGGCCCGTCACCGGGAGCTGTCCGGACAGCATGAACGCCCGCCGGACGGCTTCGGCCGGGATCTCGGACGCCGCGGCGATGGCGTCCACCATGATCCCTTCGAGCGCGCCCTGCCGGAGCTCGCCGGTGAGCAGCCGGATCAGGAAGTCCTGCTCCTCCTTGGTCATCTTGCCGAACAACGCCCGCAACGTCTCCGCGCGCAGCTTCACCGAACCCGAACCCGACGCCGCCCCCACCGTGCCGAGTGCCGTGTCGACCTCGGCGACGGTCAACGACGGCTCGGCGGCCGGGGCCGTCTTCAGCTCGGCCAGCGTCCGCCACCCGGCGCCGATGCGGCCCTGCGTCGGCTGCCCGGTGAGGAACGCGATGACCGCGGGCAGTTCCAGCTCGCCCGCGGCGCGAAGGACCGCGGCCAGGGTGGCGATCTTCGCCTTCCTGGACCTCGTGGCGGCCAGTTCGGCCGACGCGGTCACCACCTCGGTGAGCAACATGGATCCATCATGGACCCGGACACCGACAGTTTCGCGCCGAGCGGGCGTCGGCGACGAAGTGAAGGCCTCCTCTCCTGCTCTCAAGGTGGGGAAGGAGGCCTTCACGGACTCGGCTCAGGCGTCCGCGGGATCGGCGACCCAGCTGGCGAGCAGACGGAGCGCGCGTTCGCTGTCGGAGCCGGGCTCGGCGGTGTAGATCACCAGGGCCTGGTCCGGATCGGCGGGCAGCCGCAGCGTCTCGTAGCGCAGCTTCAACTCACCCACGATCGGGTTGATCATGACCTTCCACGCGTGCGCCTTCTCGCGCACGGTGTGCTTCGCCCACAGCTTCCGGAACTCTTCGCTGGCCAAGGAGAGTTCACCGACCAGCTGGGCGAGGTACGGGTCGTCCGGATACTTCCCGCTCTCGGACCGCAGGTTCGCCACGACCTCCTTGGCCACGGTTTCCCACTCCGGATGCATCTCGCGGGCGCTTTCGTCGAGGAAGAACAACCTCGGGATGTTCCGCTCGCGGGGCGGGCACGCGGCGAAGTCGAAGGTGAGCGCGGCCCCGAGCGGATTCCAGGCCAGCACGTCTCCGTATCGGCCGAAGACGAACGCCGGGGAGTGGATGGCGTTCATCATCGACTGGAGTTCCGGCCGGATCCGCTGCACCCGCGGCCGCGCCATGCGTTTGCGTTTCGGGGCGGCCAGATTGCGCAGGTAGGACTCCTCGTCGCGGTGCAGCCGCAACGCCCGGCTCAGCGATTCGAGGACGGAATCGGACACGTTGCGCGCGCGGCCCTGCTCCAGGCGCGTGTAGTAGTCG is from Amycolatopsis lurida and encodes:
- a CDS encoding helix-turn-helix transcriptional regulator yields the protein MTETAELGDFLKARRAALDPADLGLPTGFNQRRVAGLRREELAQLAGISVDYYTRLEQGRARNVSDSVLESLSRALRLHRDEESYLRNLAAPKRKRMARPRVQRIRPELQSMMNAIHSPAFVFGRYGDVLAWNPLGAALTFDFAACPPRERNIPRLFFLDESAREMHPEWETVAKEVVANLRSESGKYPDDPYLAQLVGELSLASEEFRKLWAKHTVREKAHAWKVMINPIVGELKLRYETLRLPADPDQALVIYTAEPGSDSERALRLLASWVADPADA